One window of the Klebsiella oxytoca genome contains the following:
- the polB gene encoding DNA polymerase II — protein MTQPREGFLLTRHWRDTPQGTELTFWLATNDGPLEITLPPQESVAFIPESQRPQVERLLQGENGHRLATLKLQDFHRQPVFGLYCRAHRQLMRLEKKLRENGVTVYEGDVRPPERYLMERFITAPVWVEGETRGQRLVNARLKPNPHYRPPLKWVSLDIETSRHGELYCIGLEGCGQRVVYMLGPAPASPPAVDFELEYVASRPLLLEKLNAWFADHDPDVLIGWNVVQFDLRVLQKHAERYRIPLMLGRGHSELEWREHGFKNGVFFAQANGRLIIDGIEALKSAFWNFSSFALESVARELLGEGKAIDNPWDRMDEIDRRFHHDKPALATYNLQDCELVTRIFHKTEIMPFLLERATVNGLPADRHGGSVAAFSHLYFPRMHRLGYVAPNLGEVPPQASPGGYVMDSRPGLYDSVLVLDYKSLYPSIIRTFLIDPVGLVEGLAQPDDAHSTEGFLGARFSREKHCLPGIVGQIWHGRDEAKLHKNKPLSQALKIIMNAFYGVLGTSACRFFDPRLASSITMRGHAIMRQTKALIESRGYDVIYGDTDSTFVWLKQAHSEEEAAKIGRSLVTFVNEWWATELAKDGLVSTLELEFETHFCRFLMPTIRGADTGSKKRYAGMIQEADEQRMVFKGLETVRTDWTPLAQQFQQELYLLIFRNQPYREYVRETIDKLMNGELDDRLVYRKRLRRPLAEYQRNVPPHVRAARLADEQNVRLGRPQQYQQRGSIKYVWTTGGPEPVDYQQSPLDYEHYLSKQLEPVAEGILPFVDDDFATIATGQLGLF, from the coding sequence CTGGCGGGATACCCCGCAGGGCACCGAACTGACTTTCTGGCTGGCAACCAATGACGGCCCGCTTGAGATCACGCTGCCGCCGCAGGAGTCCGTGGCTTTCATCCCCGAGTCCCAGCGCCCGCAGGTTGAACGCCTGCTGCAGGGAGAAAACGGCCATCGCCTTGCTACGCTAAAGCTGCAAGATTTTCATCGCCAGCCGGTGTTTGGCCTCTACTGTCGCGCTCACCGCCAGCTGATGCGGCTGGAAAAAAAGCTGCGCGAAAACGGCGTCACGGTTTATGAAGGCGACGTTCGTCCGCCGGAACGCTATTTGATGGAGCGCTTTATCACCGCCCCGGTGTGGGTTGAAGGCGAGACGCGCGGCCAGCGGTTGGTTAACGCGCGCCTGAAGCCCAATCCCCACTATCGCCCGCCGCTGAAATGGGTTTCTCTGGATATCGAAACCAGCCGCCACGGCGAGCTCTACTGCATCGGTCTCGAAGGCTGCGGCCAGCGCGTCGTCTATATGCTCGGCCCGGCGCCCGCTTCCCCGCCCGCCGTCGACTTCGAACTGGAGTACGTCGCCAGCCGCCCGCTGCTGCTGGAAAAGCTTAACGCCTGGTTTGCCGACCACGATCCGGACGTACTGATCGGCTGGAACGTGGTGCAGTTTGATTTGCGCGTTCTGCAAAAGCACGCCGAGCGCTATCGTATCCCGCTGATGCTCGGGCGCGGCCACAGCGAGCTGGAGTGGCGCGAGCACGGTTTTAAAAATGGCGTTTTCTTTGCTCAGGCCAACGGCCGCCTGATTATCGACGGCATTGAGGCGCTGAAATCCGCCTTCTGGAATTTCTCCTCTTTTGCCCTGGAATCGGTCGCCCGCGAGCTGCTCGGCGAGGGCAAAGCTATTGATAACCCGTGGGATCGAATGGATGAAATCGACCGCCGCTTTCACCACGATAAACCGGCGCTGGCCACCTATAACCTGCAGGACTGCGAGCTGGTCACGCGCATCTTTCATAAAACCGAGATCATGCCGTTTTTGCTGGAGCGCGCGACGGTCAACGGTCTGCCTGCGGATCGTCACGGCGGTTCGGTAGCCGCCTTTAGCCATCTCTATTTCCCACGGATGCACCGTCTCGGCTACGTCGCGCCAAACCTCGGCGAAGTGCCGCCGCAGGCCAGCCCCGGCGGCTACGTGATGGACTCACGCCCCGGTCTGTACGACTCGGTACTGGTGCTGGACTATAAAAGCCTGTACCCGTCGATTATCCGTACCTTTCTGATCGACCCGGTGGGGCTGGTCGAAGGTCTGGCGCAGCCCGATGACGCTCACAGTACCGAAGGCTTTCTCGGCGCGCGTTTCTCGCGAGAAAAGCACTGCCTGCCGGGAATTGTCGGGCAGATCTGGCACGGGCGCGACGAAGCAAAACTGCATAAAAACAAACCGCTGTCGCAGGCGCTGAAGATCATTATGAACGCCTTTTACGGCGTGCTCGGCACCAGCGCCTGCCGCTTTTTCGATCCGCGTCTGGCCTCATCCATTACCATGCGCGGCCACGCAATAATGCGCCAGACTAAAGCGCTGATTGAGTCCCGGGGCTATGACGTTATCTACGGCGATACCGATTCCACCTTCGTGTGGCTCAAACAGGCCCACAGCGAAGAGGAAGCAGCTAAAATTGGCCGTTCGCTGGTGACCTTTGTTAACGAGTGGTGGGCGACGGAGCTTGCTAAAGACGGGCTCGTCAGCACCCTGGAGCTGGAGTTCGAAACCCACTTCTGCCGCTTTTTAATGCCGACTATTCGCGGCGCGGATACCGGCAGTAAAAAGCGCTACGCCGGGATGATTCAGGAAGCTGACGAGCAGCGCATGGTGTTTAAAGGGCTGGAGACGGTACGCACCGACTGGACGCCGCTGGCCCAGCAGTTTCAGCAGGAGCTCTATCTGCTTATCTTCCGCAATCAGCCCTATCGCGAGTACGTGCGCGAAACCATTGATAAGCTGATGAACGGCGAGCTCGACGATCGGCTGGTCTACCGTAAACGCCTGCGTCGTCCGCTGGCGGAGTATCAACGTAACGTGCCGCCGCACGTGCGCGCGGCAAGGCTCGCTGACGAACAAAACGTCAGGCTGGGCAGGCCGCAGCAGTATCAACAGCGCGGCAGCATTAAATATGTCTGGACCACTGGCGGACCGGAGCCGGTGGACTATCAGCAATCGCCGCTGGACTATGAGCACTATCTCTCTAAGCAATTAGAGCCGGTCGCCGAAGGAATTCTTCCCTTTGTCGATGACGATTTTGCTACAATAGCGACGGGGCAACTGGGGCTATTTTGA